A DNA window from Loxodonta africana isolate mLoxAfr1 chromosome 7, mLoxAfr1.hap2, whole genome shotgun sequence contains the following coding sequences:
- the LOC100665164 gene encoding folate receptor beta-like, translating into MAWELTPLLLLVALVAATSSARDRTSLLNVCMEAKYHKTKPGPEDKLYGQCSPWRKNACCSVNTSQELHKDTSRLYNFNWDHCGKMEPECKRHFIQDTCLYECSPNLGPWIQEVNQSWRKERFLDVPLCKEDCQNWWEACRTSYTCKNNWHKGWDWTSGVNECPVGTTCHTFEFYFPTPADLCERLWSYSYKASNYSRGSGRCIQMWFDLAHGNPNEEVARFYAEAMSGAEE; encoded by the exons ATGGCCTGGGAATTGACACCACTTCTGCTGCTTGTGGCCTTGGTAGCTGCCACGTCCAGTGCCCGGGACAGGACAAGCCTGCTCAATGTCTGCATGGAAGCCAAGTACCACAAGACAAAGCCAGGCCCCGAGGACAAGCTGTATGGCCAG tgcagtccctggaggaagaaCGCCTGCTGCTCAGTGAACACCAGCCAGGAGCTGCACAAGGACACCTCCCGCCTGTATAACTTTAACTGGGACCACTGCGGCAAGATGGAGCCTGAATGCAAGCGCCACTTCATCCAGGACACCTGTCTCTATGAGTGCTCCCCCAACCTGGGGCCCTGGATCCAAGAG GTGAACCAGAGCTGGCGCAAAGAGCGTTTCCTGGACGTGCCCCTGTGTAAAGAGGACTGTCAGAACTGGTGGGAGGCCTGTCGCACCTCCTACACGTGCAAGAACAACTGGCACAAGGGTTGGGATTGGACCTCAG GAGTTAACGAGTGTCCAGTCGGGACCACCTGCCACACATTTGAGTTCTACTTCCCCACACCTGCTGACCTCTGTGAGCGCCTCTGGAGTTACTCCTACAAGGCCAGCAACTACAGTCGAGGGAGCGGCCGCTGCATCCAGATGTGGTTTGACTTGGCCCACGGCAACCCCAACGAAGAGGTGGCGAGGTTCTATGCTGAGGCCATGAGTGGAGCTGAGGAGTGA
- the LOC100674271 gene encoding folate receptor alpha, with translation MAWLMTAQLLFFLLVAAGWGAQLRTTQARTELLNICMDAKHHKGKPSPEDKLHDQCTPWKKNSCCSVNTSQEAHKDISYLYRFNWDHCGKMEPACKWHFIQDTCLYECSPNLGPWIQQVDQSWRKERILNVPLCKDDCQRWWEDCRTSNTCKINWHKGWNWTSGYNQCPAEAKCAPFHVYFPTPDVLCNEIWSQSYKVSNYSRGSGRCIQMWFDPAHGNPNEEVARFYAEAMSGAEPCRAWALLLSLVLLLWLLS, from the exons ATGGCCTGGCTGATGACAGCACAGCTGCTGTTTTTTCTGTTGGTGGCCGCCGGATGGGGTGCCCAGCTCAGGACTACACAGGCCAGGACTGAACTTCTAAACATCTGCATGGATGCCAAACACCACAAGGGAAAGCCAAGCCCCGAGGACAAGTTGCATGACCAG TGCACCCCCTGGAAGAAGAACTCCTGCTGCTCTGTCAACACCAGCCAGGAAGCCCACAAGGATATTTCCTACCTGTACAGATTCAACTGGGACCACTGTGGAAAGATGGAGCCTGCCTGCAAGTGGCACTTCATCCAGGACACCTGCCTCTATGAGTGTTCCCCCAACTTGGGGCCCTGGATCCAACAG GTAGACCAGAGCTGGCGCAAAGAGCGGATCCTCAATGTGCCCCTGTGCAAAGACGACTGTCAACGCTGGTGGGAAGACTGCCGCACCTCCAATACCTGCAAGATCAACTGGCACAAGGGCTGGAACTGGACCTCAG GGTATAACCAGTGCCCAGCAGAGGCTAAGTGTGCCCCATTTCACGTCTATTTCCCCACACCTGATGTTCTGTGCAATGAAATCTGGAGTCAGTCCTACAAAGTCAGCAACTACAGCCGAGGGAGCGGCCGCTGCATCCAGATGTGGTTCGACCCCGCCCACGGCAACCCCAACGAAGAGGTGGCGAGGTTCTATGCCGAGGCCATGAGTGGTGCTGAGCCCTGTCGGGCTTGGGCTCTCTTGCTCAGCCTGGTCTTGCTGCTCTGGTTGCTCAGCTGA